In Cryptomeria japonica chromosome 10, Sugi_1.0, whole genome shotgun sequence, a genomic segment contains:
- the LOC131045220 gene encoding putative germin-like protein 9-2, with protein MEFNIACLLMMLLAFNIVGMTHASDPDITSDFVLPPGQDLKKRGWRFLHLHGILTGWEQQFNLAEHSESDKGINGRFPAGGVNPPRTHPCASELRYLLTGSLEVGFVDTTGKLFTQTLYSGDL; from the exons ATGGAGTTTAACATAGCCTGCCTGTTGATGATGTTATTGGCTTTCAATATTGTGGGAATGACACATGCATCGGATCCTGATATCACCTCTGATTTTGTTCTTCCTCCGGGCCAAGATCTGAAAAAACGTGGATGGCGATTTCTTCACCTTCACGGGATTCTGACAGGTTGGGAGCAACAATTTAACCTGGCAGAGCACAGTGAAAGTGACAAAGGCATCAATGGCAGA TTCCCTGCTGGCGGGGTGAACCCTCCTCGCACTCACCCTTGCGCTTCTGAACTTCGCTATCTTTTGACTGGATCGCTCGAAGTTGGATTCGTTGACACCACCGGAAAGCTCTTCACTCAAACACTATATTCAGGGGATTTATAA